A window of Penaeus monodon isolate SGIC_2016 chromosome 40, NSTDA_Pmon_1, whole genome shotgun sequence contains these coding sequences:
- the LOC119597881 gene encoding endocuticle structural glycoprotein SgAbd-8-like — MSCSMYLLASFLLMLVLSSEAAENPYSAPIPILKDDRTQDAYGGYSFDFESGNGIVRQESGKESDGQAKEGGWRYESPEGAPVEISFVADQGGYQPQGAVIPVPPPLPYQRSGN; from the exons ATGTCTTGCAGCATGTACCTCCTC GCCTCCTTTCTGCTGATGCTCGTCCTGAGCTCGGAGGCGGCTGAGAATCCTTACTCCGCGCCCATCCCCATCCTGAAGGACGACCGGACGCAGGATGCCTACGGCGGCTACTCCTTCGACTTCGAGTCCGGCAACGGCATCGTCCGGCAGGAGTCCGGGAAGGAGAGCGACGGACAGGCCAAGGAGGGAGGCTGGAG ATACGAGTCCCCCGAGGGCGCGCCCGTCGAGATCTCCTTCGTGGCCGACCAGGGGGGGTACCAGCCCCAGGGGGCGGTCATCCCTGTGccaccaccccttccctaccAGAGGTCCGGGAACTAG